From Etheostoma cragini isolate CJK2018 chromosome 14, CSU_Ecrag_1.0, whole genome shotgun sequence, the proteins below share one genomic window:
- the e2f3 gene encoding transcription factor E2F3 isoform X2 codes for MINQLEAAHPQDLQDGGWTAKAKKPMASLSHTGEKAPALSPIARKSLFEKSRCDTSLGFLTQRFAEMLRRSADGVLDLNLVAQELNAPKRRVYDVTNVLEGIQLIKKKSKNLVEWLGGQVNVDLDQELKTLVEEERRLDELIHSCTRQVHQLCDNQSSQKFAYLTYEDVQRIPSMKEQTVIVIKAPAETKLEVPHPEESLQVHLSSTQGPIDVFLCSDVPIPMETTDSSVANCADSIHLDSSANGNGPTPLVPYSCFVQVSSKDNDNRTLGNGSISNPPYQPMQHSSPVTVTPVSPMHPSLQPPSEDKQSFVGLTPPLGFSLGGDEYLMSLAEDEGITDLFSYDLEHVPLDMPLL; via the exons ATGATTAACCAGCTGGAAGCCGCACATCCCCAGGACCTTCAGGATGGTGGCTGGACCGCCAAAGCCAAAAAACCGATGGCCTCTCTGTCCCACACAGGAGAAAAGG CTCCCGCCCTCAGTCCCATTGCACGCAAGTCCCTATTCGAGAAGTCGCGCTGTGACACCTCACTCGGTTTCTTGACGCAGAGGTTTGCAGAGATGCTACGCCGCTCCGCTGACGGGGTGTTGGACCTCAACCTAGTTGCCCAGGAGCTCAATGCGCCTAAGAGACGCGTCTACGACGTCACCAATGTCCTGGAAGGGATCCAACTCATCAAAAAGAAGTCTAAAAACTTAGTGGAGTGGTT GGGCGGTCAAGTGAACGTAGACCTGGATCAAGAGCTGAAGACTCTggttgaggaggagagaaggcTGGATGAGTTGATCCACAGCTGTACGCGGCAGGTTCACCAGCTGTGTGACAACCAGAGCAGTCAGAA ATTTGCCTATTTGACATACGAGGATGTCCAAAGGATTCCCAGCATGAAAGAACAGACTGTGATCGTGATCAAAGCCCCTGCAGAGACAAAACTGGAGGTGCCACATCCAGAAGAG AGCCTTCAGGTCCACCTCAGCAGCACACAGGGACCCATCGACGTGTTCCTCTGCTCTGATGTCCCCATCCCTATGGAAACCACAGACAGCTCTGTGGCCAACTGTGCCGATAGCATCCACTTGGACTCGTCCGCCAATGGGAACGGCCCCACCCCCCTTGTGCCTTACTCGTGCTTTGTCCAGGTGTCTTCCAAAG ACAATGATAACCGTACTCTCGGAAACGGTAGTATCTCCAACCCGCCGTACCAGCCGATGCAACACTCATCACCAGTTACTGTCACCCCTGTCTCCCCCATGCACCCCTCCCTCCAACCCCCCTCTGAAGATAAGCAGAGCTTTGTCGGCCTCACTCCACCTCTAGGTTTCTCTCTTGGTGGGGATGAGTACCTCATGAGCCTGGCTGAGGATGAGGGCATCACTGACCTCTTCTCTTATGACCTGGAACACGTGCCTCTGGATATGC